One genomic segment of Candidatus Methylomirabilota bacterium includes these proteins:
- a CDS encoding ImmA/IrrE family metallo-endopeptidase, with product MRAPGLGWLLGVAALAVGCSTLTPSQDKSLGEVRDFAEETSRRYQLPPIHVLVSHNPDSPVGAYRRGFFAVNELVLASEYRDAIVAHELAHYVLGHDQPLGASSARSRQREREQRELDANAKSVEILVWVRAVPEDQALRMVYSYLLNVHRRLQRSPGEDLLGHRPPCDEIADLLARYPDQLVWTGHLECAPGQPSLGG from the coding sequence ATGAGAGCGCCGGGTCTCGGCTGGCTCCTCGGGGTGGCCGCGCTGGCCGTCGGCTGCTCGACGCTGACGCCGTCGCAGGACAAGAGCCTCGGCGAGGTTCGCGACTTCGCGGAGGAGACCTCGCGGCGCTATCAGCTGCCGCCCATCCACGTCCTGGTCAGCCACAACCCCGACAGCCCGGTCGGCGCCTATCGCCGCGGGTTCTTCGCGGTCAACGAGCTGGTGCTGGCCTCCGAGTACCGCGACGCCATCGTGGCCCACGAGCTGGCGCACTACGTGCTGGGGCACGATCAGCCCCTCGGCGCGAGCAGTGCCCGCTCCCGGCAGCGCGAGCGCGAGCAGCGCGAGCTGGACGCCAACGCCAAGTCGGTCGAGATCCTGGTCTGGGTGCGCGCCGTGCCCGAGGATCAGGCGCTGCGCATGGTCTACAGCTACTTGCTGAACGTGCATCGCCGGCTGCAGCGCTCGCCCGGCGAGGACCTGCTCGGCCACCGGCCGCCGTGCGACGAGATCGCCGATCTCCTGGCCCGCTACCCCGACCAGCTCGTATGGACGGGCCATCTCGAGTGCGCGCCGGGGCAGCCGTCCCTGGGCGGATAG